CTACATCCTTGGTTACTACACGACCAACCCCAATCTCGATGGTCGTTTCCGCCGTATCAAGATCACAATGAACCCGGAGATCGCGGCCGATCTTGAATATCGTCAGGGCTACTTTGCAGGCAAGGAGTTTGCCAAGTTCAACGCAGTCGATAAGGAGCGACAGCTTGAAGATGCTCTCATGCTTGGCGATCCGATTACAGAGCTCACCATTGCGATGGAGATCAATTACTTCCAGCTCAATCGAGCCGAGTATTTTGTTCCTCTGGTGGTGAAGATTCCGGGACGTGAGCTCTCGCTCGCCAAGCAGCACGGTGCGGAGCACACGCTTATCGACTTTGTCGGAGAGATCAAGGACAACTACGGCGACACGACCGTCACCAATCTGCGCGACAACGTGAACATCAAGCTTACGGACGCGACGGCTGCCGAGCTCGCAAAGCGTCCGATTGAATACGATGCGGGCTTTACCGTACTTCCGGGAAAATACACGATCAAGTTCCTCGCGCGCGACGATGAGACGGGGCGCATCGGAACGTATCAGACGACGTTTGTGATTCCGAATCTCAACAAGGAAGAGAAGCATGTTCCGACGAGCTCTGTTGTCTTAAGCAGTCAGCGTGTGGATCCCAAAGATGCGCTCTATAACGCAGCGAAAGGAAAAGACCTCGCAAAAGAGTCTGCGGTAAATCCGCTGGTGCAGAACGGACAGAAGCTGATTCCCAGCGTGACCAGGGTCTTCAGCAGAGGCCGCGATCTGTACGTCTATCTGCAGGCGTACGAGCAGGCATCGGAGAGTGCTGCGCCACTTGTCTCTTTCGTGACGTTGCTTCAGGGAAAGACCAAGGTCTTTGAGTCCCGGCCCATCGAAGCTCCTCGTGCGGTCGACGCCCACCTGCAAAAAATCCCGCTCAACTTCACGCTTGACCTCAAAACGCTTCCGCCGGGAGAGTACACCTGCCAGGTGACCGTTTTAGATACGGCGAGTCAGAAGGCATCATTCTGGCAAGCTCCCATTCTGCTTGTGCCGTGAGGATGCTGAGCGAAAAGATGAATATACGCAAAATTTCTACGGCGTAGGTTCTGCAGCGATGATTTTTCATGCAAAAAGATTCAAGAACATACGACGCGAAAAAGTGCCTTCCATATCGCTTCCACCCCATCGAGGGGTGGAGACGATCTTTGTGACGCGGTAGACTCCGGAGCAGCGGCAGAACTCTTTCAGCGAAGTCATGCTGGCAGCAAGGTTCTTCCGCCCGAGGAGAAAGCATGCCGGTTGAGAAGCAAGCGGGGGAAGCACAGACTTCCATTCGTGCCGCGTTCCTGAATCACCTGACCCACACGATTGGGCGTACGTTGGAGAACTCCACCCCGTTGGAGCAGTATCGCGCCCTAGCGCACACGGTGCGTGATCTTGTGATGGAACACTGGATTACGACGGTCAATAGCTATAGGGATCGCGATCTGCGCATCGTCTCTTATCTTTCGGCGGAGTTCCTGCTTGGACCACATCTTCCAAACAATCTGCAGAACCTCGGTCTCACGCAGGACTGTACCGCGGCGCTGAGTACGCTTGGTTTGAACTTCTCCGAGATCGCTGTACAGGAGCCGGAGCCGGGCCTGGGCAATGGCGGTCTTGGGCGTTTGGCTGCATGTTTTATGGATTCTTTGGCGACGTTGCAGGTGCCTGCGATCGGCTACGGCATTCGCTATGAGTTCGGTATGTTCCGCCAGGAGATTCGCGACGGTTGGCAGGTTGAACGCACGGACAAGTGGCTGCAGTTCGGTAATCCCTGGGAGATCCCTGCTTCGGATGCGTGCTTCTCTGTCGGCTACGGAGGCACGGTGGAGATGGTGACAGACGAGTCAGGGCGCCTGCGCCCTCTCTGGAAACCGGGTCAATGCGTAAGGGGAGTTCCCTACGACACGCCTATTTCCGGATACCAGACGAATACTGTGAACCGTCTGCGTCTCTGGAAAGCGGAAGCGATTGAGTCCTTCGATTTTCAGGCCTTCGACACCGGCGACTACATGGGCGCAGTGCGCGAAAAGCTTGTGTCGGAGACGATCACGAAGGTGCTTTATCCGAGCGACGATACGCCGGAGGGCAAACGTCTGCGTCTTCAGCAGCAGTACTTCTTCGTGGCCTGCTCGCTGCAGGACATGATCCGTATCCATGGCGTTCGCCAACGACCTCTTAACGAGTTTCATCTTAAGTGGTCGGTGCAGTTGAACGATACGCATCCGTCCATCGGCATTGCAGAGCTGATGCGTTTATTGATGGATGTGCACGACTTTGGATGGGATGAGGCGTGGGAGGTCACGCACAAAACCTTCGGTTATACGAACCACACTCTGTTGCCGGAGGCGTTGGAGCGTTGGTCGCTGCCGCTGTTTGCGGAGTTGCTGCCTCGTCATCTGCAGATCATCTTTGAGATCAATCGACGCTTCCTCGACGATATGCGGCAGCGGTTTCTCAACGACGACGAAAAGATGCGACGCATGTCGCTGATCGGTGAAGAGGGAGAGCGGTCTGTCCGCATGGCGAATCTTGCCGTCGTCGGCAGCAAGGCGGTGAATGGCGTGGCCGAGTTGCATACAGAACTTCTTGAAGAAGAGACGCTGCATGACTTCTACGAAGCGTTCCCGAAGCGCTTCAGCAACAAGACGAATGGCGTTACGCCACGGCGCTGGCTCATGCTCTGCAATCCCGCTCTTGCAGGTCTGATCAACGAGTCCATCGGCACCAAGTGGCACACGGAGCTGGATGAACTGCGCGGCCTGGAGAAGTTTGCAGGCGATCAAGGCTTCCTTGATCGCTGGGAGAAGACGCAGCATGCAACGAAGGCGGAACTCGCCAAGTACATCCAAAGCACAACGGGCATTGCGGTCGATCCTGCGTCGATGTTCGACGCGCAGGTCAAACGTATTCATGAGTACAAGCGGCAGCATCTGAATGCGCTGCACATCCTCAGCCTGTACTGCCAGATCAAGGCGCAGTCGGGTCTCACCATGACGCCGCGCACGTTTATCTTCGGCGGAAAGGCCGCGCCTTCGTACAAGATGGCGAAGCTCATCATCAAGCTGATTCATAGCGTGGCGGATGTGGTGAACAACGACCCGGATGTGCGTGGCCAGTTGAAGGTTGTGTTTCTGGCGGACTACAGCGTCTCGCTCGGTCAACGCGTGTATCCCGCAGCGGACCTTGCGGAGCAGATTTCGACGGCGGGCAAAGAGGCCTCCGGTACGGGGTGCATGAAGTTCCAGATGAACGGAGCGGTGACGATTGGCACACTGGATGGTGCAAACATCGAGATCCGCAAAGAAGCAGGCGAGGAGAACTTCTTCCTCTTCGGTCTCACAGCGCCACAGATCGGCGATCTTCAGCGTGGCGGCTATCGACCGCGTGACTTCTACGAACGCAATCCCTTGCTGCGCGAAGTGATCGACGGTTTACAGAATGGGCGTTTTAGCAACGGCGATCGTGCGCTCTTTGCTCCGCTCGTGTCTGATCTTTTGGATCGCGACAGCTACATGCTGCTCGCGGACTTCGATTCTTACTCCACGGTTCAGGAAGAGGTTGGACGTGCTTATGGAGATTCGCCTCGCTGGGGCCGCATGTCCGTGTTGAATACCGCACGTTCGGGCAAGTTCTCTTCCGACCGCACCATCCGGGAGTACTGTAGAGATATCTGGGACGTTCCTGTGATGTCCCGCACTTAGAACCCGAACCCACTGAGATCTCTAAAGGAGACACCCCAGATGACGCCCCTTGTAGACAACGGCACGACTTTGAATCCTGAAGAGCTGCGCAAAATGAACGCCTACTGGCGAGCTTGCAACTACCTCGCCGCAGGCATGATCTATCTTCGTGCGAACCCTTTACTTAGGGAACCTCTCAAGCCGGAACATATCAAGAACCGCTTGCTTGGACATTGGGGCTCCGATCCGGGGCAGTCGTTCACATGGGTCCATCTGAATCGGCTCATCAAGAAGTATGACCTCAACGTGATTTACGTTTCCGGTCCAGGACACGGCGCGCCCGCGACGCTGGCCAACAGCTATCTGGAAGGCCACTACTCGGAGATTTATCCCGACCGCAGTCAGGACGAAGCCGGGATGCTGCAGTTCTTCCGGCAGTTCTCTTTTCCCGGAGGCATCGGCAGCCACTGCACGCCAGAGACTCCAGGCTCGATTCACGAGGGCGGAGAGCTGGGGTACAGCCTTTCCCACGGCTTCGGCGCAGCCTTCGACAACCCTGACCTGATTGTGACCGTAGTGGTGGGCGATGGCGAAGCGGAAACCGGACCGCTCGCAATCTCGTGGCATTCGAACAAGTTTCTCAATCCGATTCGCGATGGAGCGGTGCTGCCGATTCTTCATCTCAATGGCTACAAGATCGCAAATCCTACGATCCTCGCGCGCATCTCTCACGAAGAGCTGGAATCGCTCTTCCGTGGCTACGGCTACACGCCGTACTTCGTCGAAGGCGACGATCCCGAGACGATGCACCAGAAGATGGCTACGACTTTGGAGCACTG
This genomic stretch from Terriglobus saanensis SP1PR4 harbors:
- a CDS encoding glycogen/starch/alpha-glucan phosphorylase → MPVEKQAGEAQTSIRAAFLNHLTHTIGRTLENSTPLEQYRALAHTVRDLVMEHWITTVNSYRDRDLRIVSYLSAEFLLGPHLPNNLQNLGLTQDCTAALSTLGLNFSEIAVQEPEPGLGNGGLGRLAACFMDSLATLQVPAIGYGIRYEFGMFRQEIRDGWQVERTDKWLQFGNPWEIPASDACFSVGYGGTVEMVTDESGRLRPLWKPGQCVRGVPYDTPISGYQTNTVNRLRLWKAEAIESFDFQAFDTGDYMGAVREKLVSETITKVLYPSDDTPEGKRLRLQQQYFFVACSLQDMIRIHGVRQRPLNEFHLKWSVQLNDTHPSIGIAELMRLLMDVHDFGWDEAWEVTHKTFGYTNHTLLPEALERWSLPLFAELLPRHLQIIFEINRRFLDDMRQRFLNDDEKMRRMSLIGEEGERSVRMANLAVVGSKAVNGVAELHTELLEEETLHDFYEAFPKRFSNKTNGVTPRRWLMLCNPALAGLINESIGTKWHTELDELRGLEKFAGDQGFLDRWEKTQHATKAELAKYIQSTTGIAVDPASMFDAQVKRIHEYKRQHLNALHILSLYCQIKAQSGLTMTPRTFIFGGKAAPSYKMAKLIIKLIHSVADVVNNDPDVRGQLKVVFLADYSVSLGQRVYPAADLAEQISTAGKEASGTGCMKFQMNGAVTIGTLDGANIEIRKEAGEENFFLFGLTAPQIGDLQRGGYRPRDFYERNPLLREVIDGLQNGRFSNGDRALFAPLVSDLLDRDSYMLLADFDSYSTVQEEVGRAYGDSPRWGRMSVLNTARSGKFSSDRTIREYCRDIWDVPVMSRT